Genomic DNA from Opitutaceae bacterium:
GACGAGGCTCAATCCATCGAGCTTCGGCAGCATCACGTCGACGATGGCGGCATCGTAGGTCGTGGACTGGGCAAGCACGAGTGCGGTGTCGCCGTCCGGCGCATGGTCGACGGCGTAGGCTGCCTGTTTCAGTCCGCGCACAATGAACGAGGCGATCTTGGCATCATCTTCCACCACGAGGATTCTCATCTGCCGGTGAGTGTGATCGAGCGGGGATCCCTTGGAAAGTGCGGAAAGAAAACCGGCATCGCTCCCAGATGGAAACGATGCCGGGTGAACCAAACTCCGCTGGCCTGACAAAGGGGGCGTGAATCAGTTTCCGCTTTCGTCGACCACGACAAAGACGGTGCTTCCGCGGGACCAGAGCTTGAGGAGGGTCTTCTTTCCCTCGGCGCGTTCGCTGAGGTTGACGGCCTCCTCGGATGAGGACACGGGCTGACGGTTGATTTCGAGAATGACATCACCGGGGCGAAGACCGGCGCGGGCGGCCGCGGAATCGGGATCGACGTTCGTGATCAGGGCGCCCCTTATGCGCGGCGGCACGTTCATGGTGCGGCGTGATTCCTGATCGAGGTCGCTGACGGCCACGCCGTTCAGCACGCCCACGTCGGACCCGGCTGAGTACTGGTCGTTGGACCCGGACCCCATGCCGATCCGTCCATTCTTGGGACGCTCACCCGTGACTACATTGATTTCCTGGGACTTGCCGTCGCGCTGGACGCCGAGTGTCACCTTTGTGCCTGGGGCGATCGCGCCGATGCTGAAGGTAAGACGGTTGGCATCGTCGACGGCCTGACCGTTTACGCTCGTGATCACATCGCCGCTGAGAAGGCCTGCCTTTGAGGCCGGACTGTTCGGCTGGACGTCGGAAACCAGGGCTCCCGAATGGTTGCTGAGACCGAGAGATTCAGCCAGGGCGGGAGTGATGTCCTGTGCGCCGACTCCGAGGAATCCGCGCACGACCTTGCCGCTTTTCACGAGGCTGTCAGCGACATGGCCGACGAGGTTGGATGGGACTGCGAGGCCTACGCCCTGGAAACCCCCGCTGCGGCTCAGAATAGCGGTGTTGATGCCGATGAGGCGGCCGTCGATGTCGACGAGTGCGCCGCCGGAATTGCCCGGATTGATGGCGGCGTCGGTCTGGATGAAGTCCTCGTAGGCGAGGCCAAGTCCGGGCCTGCGGCCCTTGGCGCTGATGATGCCGGTTGTGACCGTTTCGCCTATTCCGAATGGATTGCCGAGCGCCAGCACGCGGTCGCCGACTTCAACCTTGTCGCTATCGGCCAGTGTGATGGCGGGCAGATCCTGTGCGTCGACCTTGATCACGGCGATGTCGGTCTGAGGGTCGCGACCCACGACCTTGGCGGTGAGTTCCCTGCCGTCACTCAGGGTGACGCGCAGCGTGTCAGCGTCCTGGACAACGTGGTTGTTGGTGGCGACATAGCCGTCCTGGCTGATGATCACGCCCGAGCCAAGGCCGCTTTGCGGAGGCCGCTGCATCTCGGGGACGCGTCCGCCGAAGAACTGGCGGAAGAGGGGATTGTCGAAATCAAGACCGTCGTTTTCGGAGATGCCCACGCGGCGGGCCTTTGTTTCGGTGGTGATCTTCACCACGCTGGGCGAGACGCGCTTGACGACCTTGGAAAAGCTCGCCGGCTCAAGCTGGCTGCGGTTGATGGGCTGGGCGTCGCGTTTGACCTCGACGCGGGCATTGCTGCTCGTGGAGGCGGCGTTCACGCCGACGATCACGCCGGCAAGCGCAAGCGCGGCGGCCGCGATGACGGCCTTGGGACGTGTAAGGATTGGACGGAGGGATGTGGTTGTTTTCATGATGGGCTCGATAATGCCGTATACCATGCCACACGGACTTTTCAGGACCCTTTCGCCAAAATGACAGAAGTGTCATTTTCGAAAGAGTATCAATTTGGGCCAATTCAAGGACAAATTCAGTTTCTTGAATGAAGTCCGGGTGTTTTGAGGGCCGGCTCCGCATGCAGCAACGGGCTCTTTCTGAAGGCCTTGCCTGAAATGCGGAAAAGTAGTTTCACCTGGTGCGGGTGGCGGGAATCGAACCCGCCTCTCATGCTTGGGAAGCACACATTCTACCGATGAACTACACCCGCGAGAGGTGTGGCCAGCTTGAAGGGTGCGGGCGGCGGGTCAACGATCTTCATCGGACCTCTTTCGGAGCCGCTTCCCGGGAGATGACCCCAAGGTTGGGGTGTTATTTGGCGCGACAGCGGTTGAAGGCGGGGTGAAGTGAGGCTCAACGAATTCCCCCTTTTCATCGCATGCCAACGTATCGCTACCGAGCCGTCCGAGTCGGTGTCCGCAGGAAAATCTCCAGCACGCTCGACGCGAATTCTGGTGCGGAAGCGCTTGCCTGGCTGAAGGCCCAGGGTCTTTCGCCAGTTGCGCTCGACGAGGTTCAAAAGGGTCGCGGTGCGTTGTTTACTTGGGGAGGGACTGGCTTTGCCAGCCAGGAGCTCAGAAATGCGCCCGGCGGAGGCCTGCGATCGGCGGTTGTGCATTGGTGGCGTGCCGTGGCGGCGCAGCCGCGGGTCAAGGCAGGGGTGCTTTGCGCCTTCACCCGGCAACTGGCCACGCTGATCGCCGCAGGGCTGCCGATCCTGCGAAGTCTGGAGCTGCTCACGCGCCAGGAACGATCCAAGGGCATGCGTTTTGTCCTGAGTGACCTGGCTGAATGCATTCGTGCAGGCGAAAGCCTGTCCGCGGCCCTCAGCCGGCATCACGCCGTGTTCGATCCCCTCTATGTCAACATGGTCAGGGCGGGAGAAGCCGGGGGAATGCTGGACGAGATCCTTGATCGTCTGGCTCGGTTTCTCGAAAAATCGGCGCGAATGCGGGGGAAGGCTAGGGCCGCACTGGCATATCCCGTCATCCTCATGATCGTCGCCGGTGCAATCGTGGCCGCGCTCACGACATTTGTCGTGCCGAAATTTGAACAGGTCTTTCTGACCCAGTTGAACGGGCGGAGCCTTCCGCTTTTGACAGAAATTGTGATCGGCATTTCCAAAGGTGTGGCGCGTCACTTCCTGCTCCTGATTTGTGCGGCATTCCTGACGGCCTATGTTGTTGCATGGCTCTCACGCAGAGAGTGGTTCAAACATCGGTTGGATCGCACGGCATTGAGCCTCCCATTGTTCGGGGATTTCCTGAAGCGCGTCGCGTTGGGACCTTTCTGCCGCACGTTTGGAACGCTCCTCGGTGCGGGTGTGCCCATTCTTCAGGCGTTGTCACTGACACGGGACGCAACGATGAATCGCGCGGTGGCCGGCGCTCTTGATCACCTTCATGCGCGGATTGAGGCGGGTGCATTGGTTGCGCCGACCTTGGCGGATGCGCGGGTTTTTCCGCCGCTTCTCGTGGCGATGGTGGAGGTCGGCGAGGCAGCCGGGAGACTTCCCGAGATGCTGACCGGGGTCGCCGACATCTATGACGACGAAATCGAAAATGCCTCGGCGGCTTTCATGTCGCTGCTCGAACCGCTCCTCATTGTCGTCATGGCGGTTGTCGTGGGCACGATCGTGATCGCACTTTTTCTGCCGATGATAGAGATCATCAGGAGCCTGAGCGGGGGGTAGGATCTTCCGTGGTCCGATTGGATGCCAGCCTGCGTGTGAGCAGGGACGTGTTCAGTCCGGGGAGGCGCTCCGAGAATTCCTCGTCGTTCCCGGCCTGGCGCAATGCCCGCTGCACCATGCCCATCCTGGCATCCAGATTGTCGATCATCGAAACAAGCACTGCCTCGGGAGTGGCCGCATAGACGGCGGCGCCCCATTCGGGCTCGCCCTGATGACTCAGGATGATGTGCTCGAGCCGCTCGATGCGTTCCGAATCCAGATGGGCCTTGAGGGCGGCCTTTCGAACCAACTGATAGCCGAGGACGACATGGCCCTGCAGGATTCCGCGACGACTCCGCCGGGTGGAAAGGGTGCCCTCGTATTCAATCGTCTTGCCGACGTCGTGGAGCAGGACTCCTGCAATGGTCAGATCCACATCGGCCTCGGTGTAAACCGGCAGGAGCGCGATGCAGGCCCTCAGCATGTGCACGGTGTGCTCGAGCAGACCATGGCGATAGGCGTGGTGCATCGACACCGCGGCGGGGCTCCAGCGAAAAACCTCGCCAATCTCCTCGAACACGCCGCGAACCGTCAGGCGAAGCTCATCGTGCCGGATGCGGTCGATTCCTTCCTGAAGCTCCTTCCACAGGAGATCGGCGCTTTCGGGAGCGAGCTCGACCAGACTGTCGAGAACCCCCGGAGCGGACAGATCCTCCTCCGACAGGACAGTTGCCCTGACCAGTCGTGGTGAAAAGCGCCCCTGGAAGAAATCCGTCTTCCCTTCGACGCGGATCACCGAGCCCTCGCCGGCGTGCCTGATTGTTTCCAGCAGCGGATTGTCGCTGAAA
This window encodes:
- a CDS encoding DegQ family serine endoprotease, giving the protein MKTTTSLRPILTRPKAVIAAAALALAGVIVGVNAASTSSNARVEVKRDAQPINRSQLEPASFSKVVKRVSPSVVKITTETKARRVGISENDGLDFDNPLFRQFFGGRVPEMQRPPQSGLGSGVIISQDGYVATNNHVVQDADTLRVTLSDGRELTAKVVGRDPQTDIAVIKVDAQDLPAITLADSDKVEVGDRVLALGNPFGIGETVTTGIISAKGRRPGLGLAYEDFIQTDAAINPGNSGGALVDIDGRLIGINTAILSRSGGFQGVGLAVPSNLVGHVADSLVKSGKVVRGFLGVGAQDITPALAESLGLSNHSGALVSDVQPNSPASKAGLLSGDVITSVNGQAVDDANRLTFSIGAIAPGTKVTLGVQRDGKSQEINVVTGERPKNGRIGMGSGSNDQYSAGSDVGVLNGVAVSDLDQESRRTMNVPPRIRGALITNVDPDSAAARAGLRPGDVILEINRQPVSSSEEAVNLSERAEGKKTLLKLWSRGSTVFVVVDESGN
- a CDS encoding type II secretion system F family protein, with amino-acid sequence MPTYRYRAVRVGVRRKISSTLDANSGAEALAWLKAQGLSPVALDEVQKGRGALFTWGGTGFASQELRNAPGGGLRSAVVHWWRAVAAQPRVKAGVLCAFTRQLATLIAAGLPILRSLELLTRQERSKGMRFVLSDLAECIRAGESLSAALSRHHAVFDPLYVNMVRAGEAGGMLDEILDRLARFLEKSARMRGKARAALAYPVILMIVAGAIVAALTTFVVPKFEQVFLTQLNGRSLPLLTEIVIGISKGVARHFLLLICAAFLTAYVVAWLSRREWFKHRLDRTALSLPLFGDFLKRVALGPFCRTFGTLLGAGVPILQALSLTRDATMNRAVAGALDHLHARIEAGALVAPTLADARVFPPLLVAMVEVGEAAGRLPEMLTGVADIYDDEIENASAAFMSLLEPLLIVVMAVVVGTIVIALFLPMIEIIRSLSGG
- a CDS encoding HD domain-containing protein, with the protein product MPDDSPLQSVRELKASAPVPGRPFTALLVIRKLASKVASNGNPFISLELGDRGGSFGCTLFSDNPLLETIRHAGEGSVIRVEGKTDFFQGRFSPRLVRATVLSEEDLSAPGVLDSLVELAPESADLLWKELQEGIDRIRHDELRLTVRGVFEEIGEVFRWSPAAVSMHHAYRHGLLEHTVHMLRACIALLPVYTEADVDLTIAGVLLHDVGKTIEYEGTLSTRRSRRGILQGHVVLGYQLVRKAALKAHLDSERIERLEHIILSHQGEPEWGAAVYAATPEAVLVSMIDNLDARMGMVQRALRQAGNDEEFSERLPGLNTSLLTRRLASNRTTEDPTPRSGS